In Kryptolebias marmoratus isolate JLee-2015 linkage group LG22, ASM164957v2, whole genome shotgun sequence, a single window of DNA contains:
- the mcfd2 gene encoding multiple coagulation factor deficiency protein 2: MRACRCAVLRGVLSVLLSCSLLAVDAQVSPHQQQPPPVIGGAAHLSTHGRLDRDMVQDKDHIMEHLEGVIDKPEKDMSPQELQLHYFKMHDYDGNDLLDGLELATAITHVHREERGDGSQPMKEEDLIALIDDVLKDDDKNNDGYIDYAEFAKSLE, translated from the exons ATGAGGGCCTGCAGGTGTGCCGTTCTTCGGGGTGTCCTCTCCGTCCTCCTGTCCTGCTCCCTGCTGGCTGTGGACGCTCAGGTGTCCCCTCACCAGCAGCAGCCTCCCCCGGTGATCGGAGGAGCGGCTCATTTATCGACTCACGGCCGTCTGGACAGAGACATGGTGCAGGACAAAGA CCACATCATGGAGCACCTGGAGGGGGTGATAGACAAACCGGAGAAGGACATGTCCCcccaggagctgcagctgcattaCTTCAAGATGCACGATTACGACGGCAACGACCTGCTGGACGGACTGGAGTTAGCCACCGCCATCACACACGTCCACAGAGAG GAGAGAGGAGACGGCAGCCAGCCCATGAAAGAGGAGGACCTGATCGCACTAATCGATGACGTCCTGAAGGACGACGACAAGAACAACGACGGCTACATCGACTACGCCGAGTTCGCCAAGTCCCTGGAGTAG